A section of the Zygosaccharomyces rouxii strain CBS732 chromosome B complete sequence genome encodes:
- a CDS encoding uncharacterized protein (similar to uniprot|Q754C3 Ashbya gossypii AFR147C AFR147Cp) has translation MSKDELEVSELASAIAGAGGGALSMTLTYPLLTITTKLQAEEKVSQQENREKRSATDVIRELFKEHGITGFYNGLESAIYGMTITNFVYYYFYEWATNSVKRICLHNRLSTLESMFTGAVAGSATVIASNPIWVANTRMTVTKSHKSTLATIMEIVEKDGFFTLFSGVRPALLLVINPIIQYTTFEKLKNLVLSNSKSDREILPPGWAFLFGAIGKLLATGLTYPYITIKTRRHLEKQNKSGNGDSLFQVAKREGVSGLYNGISYKLTQSILTAAFLFYFKEGLTSWAVRMLKFIRQLLLRRSKITVKLNE, from the coding sequence ATGTCAaaggatgaattagaaGTTAGCGAGCTAGCCTCCGCAATcgctggtgctggtggtggtgcgCTCTCCATGACGCTAACGTACCCTCTTTTAACCATTACTACAAAATTACAAGCTGAAGAGAAGGTATCTCAACAAGAGAATAGAGAGAAACGAAGTGCCACTGACGTCATCAGAgaacttttcaaagaacATGGTATTACAGGCTTTTACAATGGATTGGAAAGTGCTATCTATGGTATGACAATTACGAATTTCGTTTATTACTATTTCTACGAATGGGCTACGAATTCTGTGAAAAGAATCTGTCTGCATAATCGATTATCGACTTTGGAATCGATGTTCACCGGTGCGGTTGCTGGATCTGCAACGGTCATCGCTTCAAACCCCATTTGGGTAGCTAATACTAGGATGACAGTTACCAAGTCTCACAAGAGTACATTAGCTACGATTATGGAGATTGTCGAAAAGGATGGGTTTTTTACTCTTTTCAGTGGGGTGAGACCTGCACTGCTGCTTGTCATTAATCCCATTATTCAATATACgacttttgaaaagttgaaaaatttggtattatccaattctaaatctgACAGGGAGATTTTACCGCCAGGATGGGCATTTTTATTCGGTGCAATCGGGAAGCTATTGGCCACCGGTTTGACTTATCCTTATATTACTATAAAGACGAGACGTCATTTGGAAAAGCAGAATAAATCTGGTAATGGTGATTCACTTTTCCAAGTAGCCAAAAGGGAAGGGGTTAGCGGTCTTTACAATGGGATCAGTTATAAATTAACACAAAGTATTCTCACTGCCgcatttcttttctatTTCAAAGAGGGTTTAACTAGCTGGGCTGTGAGAATGTTAAAATTTATCCGCCAGTTGTTGCTAAGAAGGTCAAAAATTACAGTTAAATTGAATGAATGA
- the TTI1 gene encoding Tti1p (similar to uniprot|P36097 Saccharomyces cerevisiae YKL033W Protein of unknown function localized to the cytoplasm.) gives MASQSALFQELRPLCVDLSRQAFLPPNTFDPSSLTLLNALKRLESKLTFYHDESLSQKLAEYVFVPIVSLLKQSGLGDSQTEYVLRIITHLLRLSWRSKGTFAKELAEQLLPLVTFLISQDKENSKISEKPLEYKSAGCGVLLQFFTSLRDQSYKFQFFSSSKPKSLLSLGHCITILLGLLESTSQDPQTQIQALEALRILYQEIIGDGEIISFVLPGNVSSFVKVFLSPGVNVNYKVVVKTLQVLSIILRMVYDDFTLDAHRSRFTDVNELITFKEEHPDVDVNRRIEMHLESPSQHRSLSWLLGTSSQVKRALDSFIPKLLKRQNQEITDALTDFTSNLLKHSKNSLSNCQYSLVSTLVSLRRDPYSQLPEHLEYLQQLVEGKAGKLNNIIKLENEQELLSLSYALDILVQCDPTKDFSLLKDIGGNILEALESDITSTLSRRRNFKITEQSSNVILAGDLEAEIVHCQDSVAILPTMSKRLEDTIGKLLMSAGRMAGQESQLSLLIETTLSEQSCSNTIRKTLALWSSAWAIRGLYNGQQSNNEMNAFLDTGEDEEYTYEPCYAILDFCNGLAQELTVVQEGRSMSLQEETVLSVVLFTIESVCQVMHKDFEPELIEYLYTTVENLASPSPIVRHFAQSCSLTISQTLYNGSIQQMLLSNVDYLVDSISTRLNLGMTERVSAVFAVICKIAGYETIETFKDVIETIFKMLDYYHGYDELCIQFFQLFEVIILEMKKRFLQVDEQLTLGSDHLVTNAYSPWGMTNVKQLVSILGKPNPEDEPLVDEYTKEPSSFQEYFDSKIQEADSDDEDEEHAEEEGTEMEPLAPKEKWSSPIPLDSYRILLEVFHYGDRLLTHPSKPLRVQILQVMELIVPMLSTQYNSMLPQIANVWESVVQCTLSSDYTIVKPACLCLRKIIHYSGDFVAKRFFELWDRWCQGSSLLKEVRVARSGGSGKAEVGNSQMSTHRKFPPVTKDALVALAGLLLEGITVTELMLPDTTLTDMLYCCIQVIPADTVAETSLLLADVVWTLKDTN, from the coding sequence ATGGCTAGTCAATCCGCTTTATTCCAGGAGCTAAGACCGTTATGTGTGGATCTTTCACGACAAGCTTTTCTACCACCCAATACATTTGATCCTAGTTCTCTTACGCTGCTGAATGCACTAAAGAGATtagaatccaaattgaCATTTTATCATGACGAATCCCTTTCACAAAAATTGGCAGAATACGTCTTTGTTCCTATTGTGAGTCTCTTAAAACAAAGTGGACTTGGCGATTCTCAAACTGAGTATGTATTAAGAATAATCACACACCTGCTGCGACTAAGCTGGAGGTCCAAGGGAACTTTTGCCAAAGAATTAGCAGAGCAGTTATTACCCCTGGTAACTTTCCTTATAAGCCAAGATAAAGAGAATTCGAAGATCAGTGAAAAACCCTTAGAGTATAAAAGTGCAGGATGTGGGGTTCTgctccaattctttactTCCCTCAGAGACCAATCTtataaatttcaattcttctcttcatcaaaacCCAAGAGTCTTCTCAGTCTGGGACATTGTATTACGATACTGCTAGGACTTTTGGAATCTACCTCTCAAGATCCTCAGACACAAATACAGGCATTAGAAGCCCTACGAATTCTTTATCAGGAGATTATAGGTGATGGTGAGATAATTTCATTTGTATTGCCAGGTAACGTTTCAAGTTTTGTCAAAGTATTCTTATCTCCAGGTGTTAACGTTAACTACAAAGTTGTGGTCAAAACTTTACAAGTTTTAAGTATCATCTTGAGGATGGTATATGATGACTTTACCTTGGATGCTCATAGGTCTCGATTCACAGATGTAAATGAATTAATTACCTTCAAAGAGGAACATCCAGATGTGGATGTCAATAGGCGCATAGAAATGCATTTAGAAAGTCCTTCTCAACATAGAAGTCTAAGTTGGCTTCTAGGGACATCCTCACAAGTGAAAAGAGCTCTTGACAGCTTCATTCCAAAATTACTTAAAAGACAAAATCAAGAGATTACAGATGCCCTCACAGATTTCACATCAAATCTACTCAAACATTCTAAGAACTCTCTAAGCAACTGTCAATATTCTTTAGTGTCAACTCTAGTAAGCCTAAGGAGAGATCCATACAGTCAACTTCCGGAACATCTCGAGTACCTGCAACAACTAGTCGAAGGGAAAGCAGGCAAGCTCAACAATATTATCAAATTAGAAAATGAACAAGAGCTGTTATCGCTGAGCTATGCCTTAGATATTTTGGTTCAATGTGATCCCActaaagatttttcattactCAAAGACATCGGCGGCAATATACTTGAGGCTCTAGAATCTGATATCACCAGCACTCTATCAAGGAGGCgcaatttcaaaatcacaGAACAGAGCAGCAATGTTATCCTTGCCGGTGATTTGGAGGCAGAAATCGTTCATTGTCAGGATTCAGTGGCAATTTTACCTACAATGTCAAAAAGGTTGGAAGATACTATAGGTAAACTGTTAATGTCCGCTGGTAGGATGGCAGGTCAAGAGAGTCAACTTTCACTGCTCATTGAGACCACTCTATCTGAACAGTCATGCTCAAATACCATACGAAAGACGTTGGCACTTTGGTCCAGTGCCTGGGCCATTAGGGGACTATACAATGGACAGCaatcaaataatgaaatgaatGCTTTCTTAGACACAGGTGAAGACGAGGAATATACATATGAACCTTGTTATGCCATTCTCGATTTTTGTAATGGACTGGCTCAAGAGTTAACCGTGGTGCAAGAAGGCAGATCAATGTCACTTCAAGAGGAAACAGTCTTAAGTGTTGTACTTTTTACTATTGAATCTGTGTGTCAAGTAATGCACAAGGATTTTGAACCGGAACTAATTGAATACTTGTACACAACCGTAGAAAACTTGGCTTCTCCTTCCCCCATAGTACGCCATTTCGCCCAATCATGTTCACTGACGATTTCTCAGACACTTTACAATGGTTCTATACAGCAAATGCTACTATCTAACGTGGATTATCTGGTGGATTCCATTTCTACAAGGTTGAACTTGGGTATGACAGAAAGAGTTAGCGCGGTATTCGCGGTTATCTGCAAAATAGCTGGATATGAAACGATAGAAACGTTTAAAGACGTGATAGAAactattttcaaaatgctGGATTACTACCATGGTTATGATGAATTGTGcattcaattcttccaattaTTTGAAGTCATTATCTTggaaatgaaaaaaagatttcttcaagtAGACGAACAGTTGACTTTAGGAAGCGATCATTTAGTAACCAATGCCTATTCTCCCTGGGGTATGACGAATGTTAAGCAATTAGTTAGTATTCTAGGCAAACCCAATCCCGAGGATGAACCACTAGTTGATGAATATACCAAGGAACCATCCTCTTTCCAAGAATATTTCGATTCCAAGATCCAGGAGGCAGACAGTGACGATGAAGACGAGGAACATgcagaggaagaaggtACAGAAATGGAGCCCCTAGCTcccaaagaaaaatggtcTTCCCCAATTCCGCTAGATTCATACAGAATATTGTTGGAAGTATTCCACTACGGCGATCGACTATTGACACACCCATCCAAACCCCTGCGCGTACAAATCCTTCAAGTAATGGAACTCATTGTACCAATGCTTTCCACGCAGTACAATTCGATGTTGCCTCAAATAGCTAATGTCTGGGAATCCGTCGTTCAGTGTACTTTAAGTTCGGATTACACCATTGTAAAGCCTGCTTGCTTATGTCTACGAAAAATAATCCATTATTCTGGCGATTTCGTAGCTAAAAGATTTTTCGAGTTATGGGATCGTTGGTGCCAAGGATCCAGTCTTTTGAAAGAGGTGAGAGTTGCCAGGAGTGGCGGCAGTGGTAAAGCGGAAGTTGGAAATTCTCAAATGAGTACACATCGCAAGTTCCCTCCAGTGACAAAAGATGCTCTAGTAGCACTAGCGGGTTTACTTCTTGAAGGTATCACCGTCACCGAATTA
- the YRA1 gene encoding RNA-binding protein YRA1 (highly similar to uniprot|Q12159 Saccharomyces cerevisiae YDR381W YRA1 Nuclear protein that binds to RNA and to Mex67p) — protein sequence MSANLDKSLDEIIGSGKKQARGRINKRSGGPKKAPKQIRRPAGVGKKVRAPADGASVARMAKLLDTSREAKVNVEGLPRDIKQDAVKEFFSSQVGGVSRVLLSYNERGQSTGMANITFRNGEMAKKAVAKFNGAPIDGGRSRLRLNLIIDPNQQPSKSLSERIKAVPVTNKNRPSAAAAAAKKGPNKRAAILKKARAKQQPKERQPKKSLEDLDKEMTDYFEEKQ from the exons atgtCAGCtaatttggataaatcatTAGATGAAATTATCGGTTCTGGTAAGAAGCAAGCCAGAGGCCGTATCAACAAGCGTTCTGGCGGTCCAAAGAAAGCTCCAAAGCAAATTCGTCGTCCAGCGGGTGTTGGTAAGAAAGTTAGAGCACCCGCAGATGGTGCATCTGTAGCTAGGATGGCCAAGCTCTTAGATACTTCTAGAGAGGCAAAAGTTAATGTTGAAGGATTACCAAGAGACATTAAGCAAGATGCCGTTAAA GAATTTTTCTCATCTCAAGTTGGTGGTGTCTCTAGAGTTTTGTTGAGTTACAACGAAAGAGGCCAATCAACCGGTATGGCCAATATCACTTTTAGAAATGGTGAGATGGCAAAGAAAGCTGTTGCCAAGTTCAATGGTGCCCCAATCGATGGTGGTAGATCGAGATTAAGATTAAATTTAATTATTGATCCAAACCAACAGCCTTCCAAGAGTCTTTCTGAAAGAATCAAAGCTGTCCCTGTaacaaacaaaaacagACcttcagcagcagcagctgctgcCAAGAAAGGACCAAACAAGAGGGCAgcaattttgaagaaggcTAGAGCTAAGCAACAGCCAAAGGAAAGACAGCCAAAGAAGAGTTTAGAGGATCTAGACAAGGAGATGACTGATtactttgaagaaaaacagTGA
- the RPP2B gene encoding ribosomal protein P2 (highly similar to uniprot|P02400 Saccharomyces cerevisiae YDR382W RPP2B Ribosomal protein P2 beta a component of the ribosomal stalk which is involved in the interaction between translational elongation factors and the ribosome regulates the accumulation of P1 (Rpp1Ap and Rpp1Bp) in the cytoplasm), with the protein MKYLAAYLLLVQGGNAAPAAADIKKVVESVGVEAEDARIQALLTSLEGKGSLEEVIAEGEKKLATVPVAGAAPAGGAAAAGGEAEAKEEEKEEEKEESDDDMGMGLFD; encoded by the coding sequence ATGAAGTACTTGGCTGCTTATTTGTTATTGGTCCAAGGTGGTAACGCTGCTCCAGCTGCTGCTGATATTAAGAAGGTTGTCGAATCTGTCGGTGTTGAAGCTGAAGATGCTCGTATCCAAGCTCTTTTGACCTCTTTGGAAGGTAAGGgttctttggaagaagttatcgctgaaggtgaaaagaaattggctACCGTTCCAGTTGCTGGTGCCGCTcctgctggtggtgctgccgctgctggtggtgaagctgaagccaaggaagaagagaaggaaGAGGAGAAGGAAGAGTCTGATGACGACATGGGTATGGGCTTGTTCGACTAA
- the ETP1 gene encoding Etp1p (similar to uniprot|P38748 YHL010C Saccharomyces cerevisiae Hypothetical ORF), translating into MDFEYRIVVELADQEQQQWAYKLFTENSLFQDNNQVNTNDTDFSSDWRIGDLSIGALLRMDFGSESHEKDLVTSKYLGHGIIRLFKINDPKNDQYTEKDLLMVPGDDTMVCILFVPTYFTVHELLHFYIGDDIVNNQVSNFRILRNQKKDLGFNFMVLMKFRNSMDAKRSKDIFNGKRFSQMDPETCHVISIREVVFKRALFDKKEGQKLPYLLTDPFTTSPQPLQSQVELPTCPVCLERMDSDTTGLITIPCQHTFHCQCLDKWKNSKCPVCRYSSLRLSRDSLLRDAGGSASCSTCGSRENLWICLICGNVGCGRYASKHAIEHYEASSHCFSMDMRTQRVWDYAGDNYVHRLVQNEVDGKLVEIGAEGTSIQGDTAGGGSNKDSESTATFMRNKEYHLEYVQVLISQLESQREYYELKMEQEVQSRNNDSQIDELRKDLEQLKVNFKRQQSDWEAERIKQRKQLEEDQLVLKGLQENLDHATEKENRLIKEKQELQMQKQDLQEQVQDLMFYLGSQERFKDADESEREGTLVIKEPEKKQSNTKSSNKNKKNKSKMKRKT; encoded by the coding sequence ATGGATTTCGAATACCGTATAGTTGTGGAGTTAGCAGATCAGGAACAACAGCAGTGGGCTTATAAATTATTTACAGAGAATTCTCTTTTCCAAGACAACAACCAAGTTAATACGAACGACACTGACTTTTCTAGTGATTGGCGTATTGGTGATTTGAGTATAGGGGCTCTATTGAGGATGGATTTCGGTTCTGAATCTCATGAGAAGGATTTAGTTACTTCTAAGTACTTAGGCCATGGTATTATACGGCTCTTCAAGATTAATGACCCTAAGAATGATCAATACACCGAGAAGGATCTTTTGATGGTACCTGGTGATGATACCATGGTTTGCATACTATTTGTTCCTACGTACTTTACAGTTCATGAACTGTTACATTTCTACATTGGTGATGACATTGTTAATAATCAAGTGTCCAATTTTCGAATATTGAGAAATCAGAAGAAGGATTTAGGTTTTAATTTTATGGttttaatgaaatttcGTAACTCTATGGATGCTAAAAGATCTAAGGATATTTTTAATGGTAAAAGGTTTAGTCAAATGGATCCAGAGACTTGTCATGTAATTTCAATAAGAGAAGTCGTTTTCAAAAGGGCATTATTCGATAAGAAAGAGGGTCAAAAATTGCCCTATCTGTTAACAGATCCATTTACTACATCTCCCCAACCATTACAAAGTCAAGTAGAATTACCCACATGTCCAGTTTGCCTTGAAAGAATGGATTCGGATACGACGGGACTCATTACAATTCCATGCCAACATACATTTCATTGTCAGTGTCTTGAcaagtggaaaaattccaagtgCCCCGTATGTCGATATTCCAGTTTAAGACTAAGTCGAGACTCACTATTAAGAGATGCTGGTGGATCCGCTAGTTGTAGTACTTGTGGGTCTCGTGAAAATTTGTGGATATGTTTAATCTGCGGTAATGTTGGTTGTGGGCGTTATGCTTCCAAGCATGCCATTGAACACTATGAAGCCTCATCACACTGCTTCTCCATGGATATGAGAACTCAGAGAGTTTGGGATTATGCCGGCGATAACTATGTGCATCGATTAGTACAGAACGAAGTGGACGGTAAACTAGTGGAAATTGGCGCCGAGGGCACTAGCATACAAGGTGATACTGCAGGTGGCGGCTCTAACAAAGACAGCGAATCAACGGCAACTTTCATGAGAAATAAAGAATACCATTTAGAATACGTGCAGGTTTTAATTTCACAATTAGAATCACAAAGAGAGTACtatgaattgaaaatggaaCAGGAAGTACAATCGAGAAATAACGATTcacaaattgatgaactgagaaaagatttggaacaGCTGAAAGTCAATTTCAAGCGTCAGCAATCTGACTGGGAAGCGGAACGTATCAAACAGCGTAAACAACTGGAGGAGGACCAACTAGTGTTAAAGGGACTTCAAGAAAACCTTGATCATGCGACGGAGAAAGAGAATCGTCTaattaaagaaaaacaagaaCTGCAGATGCAGAAACAGGACCTACAGGAGCAAGTTCAGGATTTAATGTTCTACTTAGGGTCGCAGGAAAGGTTTAAAGATGCTGATGAGAGTGAAAGAGAAGGCACACTTGTGATAAAAGAACCGGAGAAAAAGCAGTCAAACACAAAGAGCAGTaacaagaataagaagaacaagagcaagatgaagagaaagacttag
- the COI1 gene encoding Coi1p (similar to Saccharomyces uniprot|Q3E6R5 cerevisiae YDR381C-A Hypothetical ORF), which produces MSNPFQNIGRNAACLTAVAIASVIAVKSNVRNKKEANYAPPARVTSNQGKFNEHYDNIAEVRPGFPLQEEGERRERKSVYEGPGLSRETRKKGDKLGFFDRW; this is translated from the exons ATGTCAAATCCGTTCCAAAACATTGG CCGTAACGCTGCCTGTTTGACCGCTGTAGCTATCGCATCAGTGATAGCGGTCAAAAGTAACGTTAGAAATAAGAAGGAAGCTAACTATGCACCACCTGCAAGAGTTACTTCAAATCAAGGTAAGTTTAATGAACACTACGATAATATTGCAGAGGTTCGTCCTGGATTCCCACTACaggaagaaggtgaaagaCGTGAGCGTAAAAGCGTCTACGAAGGTCCTGGTTTAAGCAGAGAAACTAGGAAAAAAGGTGATAAACTAGGGTTCTTTGACAGATGGTAA
- the PRS3 gene encoding ribose phosphate diphosphokinase subunit PRS3 (highly similar to uniprot|P38689 Saccharomyces cerevisiae YHL011C PRS3 5-phospho-ribosyl-1(alpha)-pyrophosphate synthetase involved in nucleotide histidine and tryptophan biosynthesis one of a five related enzymes which are active as heteromultimeric complexes), producing MASNSIKLLAPDVHRNLAELVAKRLGLRLTDADLKRDPTGEVSFSIGESVRDQDIYIIMQIGSGVVNDRVLELLIMINACKTASARRITAVIPNFPYARQDRKDKSRAPITAKLMADMLTTSGCDHVITMDLHASQIQGFFDIPVDNLYAEPSVVRYIKENVSWKEAAIISPDAGGAKRAATLADRLDLNFALIHKERARANEVSRMVLVGDVTDKICIIVDDMADTCGTLGKAAEVLLDHGAKSVIAIVTHGVLSGRAIENINNSKLDRVVCTNTVPFEEKMKSCSKLDVVDVSSVLAESIRRLHNGESISYLFKHYPL from the coding sequence ATGGCTTCAAATTCTATTAAACTGCTTGCTCCAGATGTTCACAGAAATTTAGCAGAGTTGGTTGCTAAAAGACTAGGTTTGCGTCTAACAGATGCAGATTTAAAGAGAGACCCCACAGGTGAGGTTTCGTTTTCTATTGGTGAATCCGTTAGAGATCAAGACATTTACATTATTATGCAGATTGGATCAGGTGTGGTTAACGATAGAGTTCTTGAACTGCTGATTATGATAAATGCTTGTAAGACAGCTTCAGCAAGGAGAATTACTGCAGTTATCCCTAATTTCCCTTACGCAAGACAAGATAGAAAGGATAAATCAAGAGCACCAATTACTGCGAAATTGATGGCTGATATGTTGACAACATCAGGTTGTGATCATGTTATAACGATGGATTTACACGCTTCTCAGATACAGGGATTTTTCGATATTCCAGTGGATAACCTTTATGCGGAGCCAAGTGTGGTTAGATATATCAAGGAGAATGTTAGTTGGAAAGAAGCTGCTATCATTTCTCCTGATGCAGGTGGTGCCAAGAGAGCTGCTACTTTAGCCGACAGattagatttgaattttgcATTGATCCACAAAGAAAGAGCAAGGGCAAACGAAGTTTCTCGTATGGTTTTAGTAGGTGATGTAACAGATAAGATTTGCATCATTGTTGATGATATGGCTGATACCTGTGGTACTTTGGGTAAAGCTGCAGAAGTTTTGTTAGATCATGGTGCTAAATCTGTTATCGCTATTGTAACTCATGGTGTCTTATCTGGTAGGGCAATTGAAAATATCAacaattccaaattggatAGAGTGGTTTGTACAAATACCGTTCCattcgaagaaaaaatgaaatcaTGTTCTAAATTAGATGTCGTTGATGTTAGCAGCGTTTTGGCGGAAAGTATCCGTAGATTGCACAATGGTGAAAGTATCTCTTACTTGTTTAAACACTACCCACTTTGA
- a CDS encoding haloacid dehalogenase superfamily protein (highly similar to uniprot|Q86ZR7 YKL033W-A Saccharomyces cerevisiae YKL033W-A), with the protein MDGLLINTEDTYTLTLNEILAQYGKGPLTWDLKIRLQGLPGAKAGQIVIDHYQLPLTVEEYEKLNLEIQSKKWSECGFLPGAMELLQYLHSKGIPIALCTSSTNLKYEQKTSHLKESFKLFDVIITGDDPRIPPGKGKPFPDIWQVGLKELNKKFSSQIKPEECLVFEDGVAGVRAGITFGSYVIWVPHPEAHEFLGNKEEILGGQGTSLYSLEELDKAKLGL; encoded by the coding sequence ATGGATGGTCTTTTGATCAACACAGAAGATACTTATACTTTAACATTGAATGAAATTCTGGCTCAATACGGTAAAGGCCCACTTACCTGGGATTTAAAGATCCGTCTACAGGGTTTACCAGGTGCAAAAGCGGGTCAAATTGTCATTGACCACTATCAATTACCATTGACTGTGGAAGAATACGAAAAATTAAACCTTGAAATTCAATCCAAAAAATGGTCAGAATGTGGTTTCTTACCTGGTGCAATGGAATTACTTCAGTACTTGCATTCCAAGGGTATTCCAATTGCCCTATGTACATCATCgacaaatttgaaatatgaGCAAAAAACTTCACATTTGAAGGAAAGTTTCAAATTATTTGATGTTATTATCACTGGTGATGACCCAAGGATACCACCTGGTAAAGGAAAGCCTTTCCCAGATATTTGGCAAGTTGGTCTTAAGGaattaaataaaaaattcagTTCACAAATTAAACCTGAAGAATGCCTcgtttttgaagatggtgtAGCGGGAGTTCGTGCAGGTATTACATTTGGATCCTACGTCATCTGGGTCCCTCATCCAGAAGCTCATGAGTTTTTGGGTAATAAGGAGGAAATTTTGGGCGGTCAAGGTACATCATTGTACTCCctagaagaattagataAAGCCAAGTTAGGTTTATAA
- the ORT1 gene encoding Ort1p (similar to uniprot|Q12375 Saccharomyces cerevisiae YOR130C ORT1 Ornithine transporter of the mitochondrial inner membrane exports ornithine from mitochondria as part of arginine biosynthesis human ortholog is associated with hyperammonaemia-hyperornithinaemia-homocitrullinuria (HHH) syndrome): METDSLIISEQSRHQPHNKALADIVNGSIAGALGKIIEYPFDTVKVRLQTQGAHIFPTTWSCIRYTYKNEGVMKGFFQGIGSPICGSALENAVLFVSYNQCARLLEKHTNCSSLQQIILSGAFAGSCASLVLTPVELIKCKLQVSNLGSGKPVKILPTVKRVLRESGIGGLWQGQSGTFIRESLGGIAWFATYELLKDHLLHRHEDGGADGVNKTWELLVSGGSAGLAFNASIFPADTLKSTMQTEQRSLISSATKIMKTAGLAGFYRGLGITLVRAVPANAVVFYTFETLSQM; this comes from the coding sequence ATGGAGACAGATAGTTTAATTATTAGTGAGCAATCACGTCACCAACCGCATAACAAGGCCCTCGCAGATATTGTTAATGGATCTATTGCAGGTGCTCTAGGTAAAATTATAGAATATCCATTCGATACCGTCAAAGTCCGATTACAGACTCAGGGCGCCCACATTTTCCCAACAACTTGGTCCTGTATTCGTTACACTTATAAAAATGAAGGTGTCATGAAGggatttttccaaggtATTGGATCACCAATCTGTGGTTCAGCTTTGGAAAATGCTGTGCTATTTGTATCTTATAACCAATGCGCGCGGTTGCTCGAGAAGCATACCAATTGTTCATCGTTACAACAAATAATCTTGTCAGGAGCATTTGCAGGATCTTGCGCAAGTTTGGTACTAACGCCAGtagaattgatcaaatgtAAATTACAGGTATCCAATTTAGGGTCTGGTAAGCCAGTAAAGATTCTACCAACTGTTAAGCGTGTATTAAGAGAAAGTGGTATCGGAGGTCTTTGGCAAGGACAATCAGGAACCTTCATTAGAGAATCACTAGGTGGTATTGCATGGTTTGCCACATACGAATTACTAAAGGATCATTTGTTACACAGACatgaagatggtggtgCTGATGGAGTTAATAAAACTTGGGAATTACTAGttagtggtggtagtgCAGGGTTAGCATTTAATGCAAGTATATTTCCAGCAGATACTTTAAAATCTACGATGCAAACTGAGCAAAGAAGCCTAATAAGTAGTGCTACTAAAATTATGAAAACAGCAGGCTTAGCGGGGTTTTACAGAGGTTTAGGAATAACATTAGTGAGAGCAGTGCCTGCAAATGCTGTGGTTTTCTACACTTTTGAAACCCTTTCCCAGATGTAA